One genomic segment of Intestinimonas butyriciproducens includes these proteins:
- a CDS encoding DUF3788 domain-containing protein: MLDMVPDAEQMTTLVGKSLYEIWTQLCALIDEKYDMERLWGSGGKAWTYEYKYRRGGKTLCALYARENCIGFMIVLGKDERLKFVNDREHYSEEVQRIYDETQTYHDGKWLMFEPTDTSLFDDFIRLLGIKRKPNRK, encoded by the coding sequence GTGCTTGACATGGTACCGGACGCAGAGCAAATGACAACTTTAGTGGGAAAATCCTTATACGAGATCTGGACTCAATTATGTGCCTTGATTGATGAAAAATATGACATGGAACGTCTGTGGGGCAGCGGTGGGAAAGCATGGACCTATGAATATAAATACCGCCGAGGCGGCAAAACCCTATGCGCACTGTATGCGAGAGAAAACTGCATAGGATTTATGATCGTCTTAGGTAAGGATGAGCGCTTGAAATTCGTAAATGACAGAGAACATTACTCAGAGGAAGTTCAAAGAATTTATGACGAAACGCAGACTTACCACGATGGAAAATGGCTGATGTTTGAGCCAACAGACACCTCGTTGTTTGATGATTTTATCAGGCTTTTGGGCATTAAGAGGAAACCAAACAGAAAATAG
- a CDS encoding GNAT family N-acetyltransferase: MALVEQVRDVFSGLETAEAMEEHRATVLRFMENSSAVCAAEADRMAGILLFSKEPGELCFLAVDPACRRQHVAQKLVSFMLTQMEEGKDFQV; encoded by the coding sequence ATGGCGCTGGTGGAACAGGTCCGGGATGTCTTTTCCGGTCTGGAGACCGCCGAAGCTATGGAGGAACACAGAGCCACAGTCCTGCGCTTTATGGAAAATTCCTCCGCCGTCTGCGCGGCGGAGGCGGACCGCATGGCGGGCATTTTGCTGTTTTCCAAGGAACCGGGTGAGCTATGCTTCCTGGCGGTGGACCCGGCCTGCCGGAGACAGCACGTTGCGCAGAAGCTGGTGTCCTTCATGCTGACGCAGATGGAAGAGGGCAAAGACTTTCAAGTATGA
- a CDS encoding DUF3781 domain-containing protein: MDGTPLAQDNRTLISNLDRLHTTVMGTERIKRNLNIETDAVAYCKALILKRNCVIYQQGKNWYCGVDGVRITIHARSYTIITAHTERAASNGSQ, encoded by the coding sequence ATGGATGGGACTCCGCTTGCACAGGACAACCGGACGCTGATCTCTAATCTTGACAGGCTCCATACGACTGTGATGGGTACAGAACGGATCAAGCGGAATCTGAACATAGAGACGGACGCAGTCGCATATTGCAAGGCTTTGATTTTGAAGAGAAACTGCGTGATTTATCAGCAGGGCAAGAACTGGTACTGCGGGGTGGATGGGGTGCGTATCACCATTCATGCCCGAAGCTACACGATCATCACCGCACATACAGAAAGGGCAGCGTCCAATGGATCGCAATGA
- a CDS encoding SRPBCC family protein yields MAVSKVTVHFPCPVERVWHTVTDLTHTAWRSDLARVEVLDEGRFVEHTKSGYATNFAVTVCEPLRQWAFTMESGNMSGSWEGAFESAEGGTRLTCTEAVTAKHWWMLPFIPGYLKRQQKLYLDDLRKELLK; encoded by the coding sequence ATGGCGGTTTCCAAAGTGACAGTCCATTTTCCCTGTCCGGTGGAGCGGGTGTGGCATACGGTGACCGACCTCACCCATACCGCCTGGCGCAGTGATCTTGCGCGGGTGGAGGTACTGGACGAGGGCCGTTTTGTGGAACACACCAAAAGCGGCTACGCCACCAACTTTGCGGTCACAGTCTGTGAGCCGCTCCGTCAATGGGCCTTTACCATGGAGAGCGGCAACATGTCCGGCTCCTGGGAAGGGGCCTTCGAGTCGGCGGAGGGCGGCACCCGGCTGACTTGCACTGAGGCCGTCACCGCCAAGCACTGGTGGATGCTCCCCTTTATCCCCGGATATCTGAAACGGCAGCAGAAGCTGTATCTGGATGATCTGCGAAAGGAACTGCTGAAATGA
- a CDS encoding DUF3795 domain-containing protein → MKGFTRTETRFSLCGLNCALCSMHLGGHCPGCGGGAGNQSCAMARCSLEHGGVQFCWECPEYPCPRYDGFGDGDSFVPHRNRQQDIAQARELGLEAYLAQLEEKRAILDKLLAYYNDGRRKTLFNTAVHLLLLEDLRSVMAALDSRPELAEQTVKDRALAAVGLLQEAADRQGISLKLNKKQKKG, encoded by the coding sequence ATGAAAGGTTTTACCCGTACAGAAACCCGCTTCTCCCTGTGTGGCCTCAACTGCGCCCTGTGCTCCATGCACCTGGGCGGCCACTGTCCCGGCTGCGGCGGCGGAGCAGGCAATCAGAGCTGCGCTATGGCCCGGTGCTCCCTGGAGCACGGCGGCGTCCAGTTTTGCTGGGAATGCCCGGAGTACCCCTGTCCCCGCTATGATGGCTTCGGCGACGGGGATTCCTTTGTCCCTCACCGGAACCGGCAGCAGGACATTGCCCAGGCCCGGGAACTGGGACTGGAGGCGTACCTTGCCCAACTGGAGGAAAAACGGGCGATCCTGGATAAACTTCTGGCCTATTACAACGATGGCCGCCGTAAAACTCTTTTCAACACAGCGGTCCATCTCTTGCTCCTGGAGGATCTGCGCTCTGTGATGGCCGCTCTGGACAGCCGGCCGGAACTGGCAGAGCAGACGGTCAAGGATCGTGCCCTTGCCGCTGTGGGGCTGCTTCAGGAGGCGGCGGACCGCCAAGGTATCAGCCTGAAGCTCAACAAGAAACAAAAGAAGGGGTGA
- a CDS encoding nuclear transport factor 2 family protein, producing the protein MEKQRENKIRQWVSMWLDKQNTGIEDLFAPDAVYIESWGPEYHGSGKIKLWFDEWNTRGTVQRWDIRQYFHKGDQTVVEWSFRCAMTDGLIQSFDGLSLIRWNGAGQIRFLQEFGCNENRYDPYAQGKTPVFREEQALWF; encoded by the coding sequence ATGGAGAAGCAGCGGGAAAACAAAATCCGGCAGTGGGTTTCCATGTGGCTGGACAAGCAGAACACGGGCATTGAGGACCTTTTTGCCCCCGACGCCGTCTACATCGAGAGCTGGGGGCCGGAGTATCACGGAAGTGGGAAAATCAAGCTGTGGTTTGACGAGTGGAACACCCGGGGAACCGTGCAGCGCTGGGATATCCGGCAGTATTTTCACAAAGGGGACCAAACCGTAGTGGAGTGGTCCTTCCGGTGCGCCATGACAGATGGTCTGATCCAGAGCTTTGACGGTCTCTCCCTCATTCGTTGGAATGGAGCGGGACAGATCCGCTTTTTGCAGGAATTCGGCTGCAACGAAAATCGTTATGACCCCTACGCCCAAGGGAAAACCCCGGTGTTCCGGGAAGAGCAGGCGCTGTGGTTCTAA
- a CDS encoding GyrI-like domain-containing protein has translation MPFDYKKEYKEFYLPPTTPGIVTVPAMNFLAVWGQGDPNEEDGAYKQALGMLYAVAFTIKMSKMGKHKLEGYFDYVVPPLEGLWWQEGVHGIDYACKADFQWISLIRLPEFVTREVFDWAIREATEKKQKDFSPVEFFPWEEGVCVQCMHIGPYDDEPATVAAMEEYAKAQGYEADFGEGRFHHEIYLSDVRRCKPERMKTVIRHPTKRTE, from the coding sequence ATGCCCTTTGATTACAAGAAAGAATACAAGGAATTCTATCTGCCTCCCACGACGCCGGGTATCGTCACGGTACCGGCTATGAATTTCCTGGCGGTGTGGGGCCAGGGTGATCCCAATGAGGAGGATGGCGCCTATAAGCAGGCCCTGGGAATGCTCTACGCCGTGGCCTTCACCATCAAAATGAGCAAGATGGGCAAGCACAAGCTGGAGGGGTACTTTGACTATGTGGTGCCGCCCCTGGAGGGCCTGTGGTGGCAGGAGGGCGTCCATGGGATAGACTACGCCTGCAAGGCGGATTTTCAGTGGATCTCCCTCATCCGGCTGCCGGAGTTTGTGACGAGAGAGGTCTTTGACTGGGCGATCCGGGAGGCTACGGAAAAGAAGCAGAAGGATTTCTCTCCGGTGGAGTTCTTCCCTTGGGAGGAGGGAGTGTGCGTCCAGTGCATGCACATTGGCCCCTACGACGACGAGCCCGCCACGGTGGCCGCCATGGAGGAATACGCCAAGGCCCAGGGCTATGAGGCGGACTTTGGGGAGGGCCGGTTCCACCACGAGATCTACCTCAGTGATGTGCGGCGGTGTAAACCGGAGCGGATGAAAACCGTCATCCGGCACCCCACCAAAAGGACAGAGTAA
- a CDS encoding TfoX/Sxy family protein: MASHPDFVNYVAEQLREAGAIRSRKMFGEYGLYCDDVFFAVICDDQFFVKITPRGEAAFPDLPKAPPYEGAKDSLLVEDVEDRERMTGLVRVTCEALRSRHQKKRRNDHAL, encoded by the coding sequence ATGGCGTCTCATCCGGATTTTGTGAACTATGTGGCCGAGCAGCTACGGGAGGCCGGAGCCATCCGCAGCCGGAAGATGTTCGGCGAATACGGCCTTTACTGCGACGATGTGTTCTTCGCCGTCATCTGTGACGACCAGTTTTTCGTAAAGATTACCCCGCGGGGCGAAGCGGCGTTCCCCGACCTGCCCAAGGCTCCGCCTTATGAGGGGGCGAAGGACTCCCTGCTGGTGGAAGATGTGGAGGACCGGGAGCGGATGACGGGGCTGGTGCGCGTCACCTGCGAGGCGCTGAGAAGCAGGCACCAAAAGAAGAGGAGGAATGACCATGCCCTTTGA
- a CDS encoding helix-turn-helix transcriptional regulator encodes MKMERLIGILSILLQRENVTAPELAEQFEVSRRTIQRDIESLCRAGIPISTAQGAGGGISIMEGYRVDRTVLTDPEMQAILAGLRSLDSVSGTLRYAQLMEKLSAGTGGLVPGSAHMLIDLSSWYKTSLPPKIELIQGAIEQHHTIRFTYFSPKEESVRIVEPCYLVFHWSAWYVWGWCQMREDFRLFKLNRMTGLTSGELFEPRPAPLPDLEPERVFPVKYQVTVLFDPTCRWRLVEEYGADRFTVEPDGRLRFTGGFPDADSVLSWVLTFGDKAELLEPEELRERLGVWSQTLADRYRGRD; translated from the coding sequence ATGAAGATGGAGCGGCTCATCGGTATCCTATCCATCCTGCTCCAGCGGGAGAATGTCACCGCCCCGGAGCTGGCGGAACAGTTCGAAGTGTCCCGCCGGACCATCCAGCGGGACATCGAGTCCCTGTGCCGGGCGGGCATCCCCATCTCCACCGCCCAGGGCGCAGGCGGCGGCATCTCCATCATGGAGGGCTATCGGGTGGACCGTACGGTGCTCACCGATCCGGAGATGCAGGCCATCCTGGCAGGGCTGCGGAGCCTGGACAGCGTCAGCGGCACCCTGCGCTATGCTCAGCTGATGGAGAAGCTGTCCGCCGGGACGGGTGGGCTGGTGCCCGGCAGCGCCCACATGCTCATTGACCTCTCCTCCTGGTACAAGACCAGTCTGCCGCCGAAAATTGAGCTCATCCAGGGGGCCATCGAGCAGCACCATACTATCCGCTTTACCTATTTCTCGCCCAAAGAGGAATCGGTGCGAATCGTCGAGCCATGCTACCTGGTGTTCCACTGGTCCGCTTGGTATGTGTGGGGCTGGTGCCAAATGCGGGAGGATTTCCGCCTGTTCAAATTGAACCGTATGACGGGCCTCACCTCCGGGGAACTTTTTGAGCCCCGGCCTGCGCCTCTGCCCGACCTGGAGCCGGAGCGGGTCTTTCCGGTGAAATATCAGGTCACCGTTCTCTTTGACCCGACCTGCCGCTGGCGTCTGGTGGAAGAGTACGGCGCGGACCGCTTCACCGTGGAGCCGGACGGGCGGCTGCGTTTTACCGGAGGCTTTCCAGACGCGGACAGCGTGCTCAGCTGGGTCCTGACCTTCGGAGACAAGGCGGAGCTGCTGGAGCCGGAAGAGTTGCGGGAGCGGCTTGGAGTTTGGAGTCAAACCTTGGCCGACCGTTATCGAGGGAGGGATTAG
- a CDS encoding dihydrofolate reductase family protein has product MGKIVLYLAMSVDGYIADEQGGVGWLGGDGSEPDAPGSYPAFYETVDTIVMGWTTYRQIVTELSPDSWPYEGRPCYVVTHRQEEDQEGICFWNGELTALAGKLKAEREGNIWICGGASVAGQLLKEGRIDKLWLSVIPTVLGKGVRLYPELGPELPLKLVGTEHYNGIVDLVYEKR; this is encoded by the coding sequence ATGGGAAAGATCGTTTTATATCTCGCCATGAGTGTGGACGGATATATTGCGGACGAGCAGGGCGGCGTGGGCTGGCTGGGCGGTGACGGCAGTGAACCGGATGCCCCCGGCAGTTACCCGGCGTTTTATGAGACGGTGGACACCATCGTTATGGGTTGGACCACCTATCGTCAGATCGTCACGGAGCTTTCCCCGGACAGCTGGCCCTATGAGGGCCGTCCCTGCTATGTGGTAACCCACCGGCAGGAAGAGGACCAGGAGGGTATCTGCTTCTGGAATGGAGAACTGACCGCCCTGGCGGGCAAGCTGAAAGCGGAGCGGGAGGGAAACATCTGGATCTGCGGCGGTGCGTCCGTGGCCGGGCAGCTGCTGAAAGAGGGGCGCATCGATAAACTGTGGCTGTCGGTAATCCCCACAGTACTGGGCAAAGGCGTGCGGCTGTACCCCGAACTAGGGCCGGAACTGCCGCTGAAGCTGGTGGGAACAGAACATTACAACGGAATCGTAGATCTGGTATACGAAAAGCGGTGA
- a CDS encoding GNAT family N-acetyltransferase, with product MSDQFINLTEDNLAQEHLCCIIRSKKPHPGVEAKRAWLAQRLREGHVFRKLDTKGVVFIEYAPLETAWAPVEGENYLYIYCLWVSGEFKGKGYGRHLMEYCLADAKSKGKSGVCMLGAEKQKAWLSDQAFAAKYGFETVDTTPGGYRLLARSFDGTKPHFAENAKQLEIESSDLTIYYSPQCPYIHQSVELVHRTCGELEVPYILIPVDTLEKAKALPGVFNNWAVFYQGKFVTVNLLDAAALKRLLKK from the coding sequence ATGAGTGATCAATTTATCAATTTGACGGAAGACAATCTGGCGCAGGAGCATTTGTGCTGCATTATCCGCAGCAAGAAGCCCCACCCCGGCGTGGAAGCCAAGCGGGCCTGGCTGGCCCAACGGCTCCGGGAAGGCCATGTGTTCCGCAAGCTGGACACCAAGGGTGTGGTGTTCATCGAGTACGCTCCGCTGGAGACCGCCTGGGCACCAGTGGAGGGAGAGAACTATCTCTACATCTACTGCTTGTGGGTCTCCGGCGAATTTAAGGGCAAGGGCTACGGCAGGCATCTGATGGAGTACTGCCTGGCCGACGCCAAATCCAAGGGGAAATCCGGTGTGTGTATGCTGGGTGCCGAAAAGCAAAAGGCCTGGCTCTCGGACCAGGCCTTCGCAGCGAAATATGGGTTTGAAACGGTGGATACCACCCCGGGCGGCTATCGGCTGCTGGCCCGCTCCTTTGACGGAACCAAGCCGCACTTTGCGGAGAATGCCAAGCAGTTGGAGATCGAAAGCTCGGACTTGACCATCTATTATAGCCCCCAGTGTCCCTACATCCATCAGAGCGTAGAACTGGTGCACAGGACCTGCGGGGAGCTGGAGGTACCCTATATCCTCATTCCAGTGGACACTTTGGAAAAGGCCAAGGCTCTGCCCGGTGTGTTCAACAACTGGGCGGTATTTTATCAAGGGAAGTTCGTGACGGTGAATCTGCTGGACGCCGCCGCTTTGAAACGGCTCCTAAAAAAGTAA
- a CDS encoding GNAT family N-acetyltransferase, with product MEIRKVEKDKKKYLALLLLADEQEDMIDRYLERGTMYVLEDGEVKAECVVAAEGDGVLELKNIAVEPGFQGKGYGKALVDFLIRTYSGRYAVLQVGTGDSLSTIPFYEACGFRRHHLVKNFFTDHYDHPIYECGVQLVDMVYLQRKIGT from the coding sequence ATGGAAATCAGAAAAGTTGAGAAGGATAAAAAGAAATACCTCGCCTTGCTGTTGTTGGCGGATGAGCAGGAGGACATGATCGACCGCTATCTGGAGCGTGGGACCATGTATGTGCTGGAGGACGGCGAAGTCAAAGCCGAGTGCGTGGTGGCTGCCGAGGGCGACGGCGTTCTGGAACTGAAAAACATCGCTGTGGAGCCGGGCTTTCAGGGCAAAGGCTATGGAAAGGCCCTAGTGGACTTCCTCATCCGAACCTATTCAGGACGCTATGCGGTGCTGCAGGTGGGCACTGGAGACAGCCTGTCCACCATCCCATTTTACGAGGCCTGCGGGTTTCGCAGGCACCATCTGGTGAAGAACTTCTTCACCGACCACTACGACCATCCTATCTATGAGTGCGGGGTCCAACTAGTGGATATGGTGTATCTGCAAAGGAAGATCGGAACATGA
- a CDS encoding class I SAM-dependent methyltransferase, protein MEYSKEDLMEAKKQIWGVGENMGTEESKKIWEENAQFWDNAMGDESNEFHREVVRPKVTELLSPNPADYILDIACGNGNYSSYLAQRGASVVAFDYSKKMIELAKRRQSQYAKQIEFCVADATDRKSILELKRNRAFTKAVSNMAIMDITDIEPLLMAVYELLQESGIFVFATQHPCFVTLTEKYMTPHSYYDIAIEGQPKEQIYYHRSIQDIFNLCFRAGFVIDGFYEECFKTNKEIPMVMIVRLKKVKRDSLK, encoded by the coding sequence ATGGAATATAGTAAGGAAGATTTAATGGAAGCAAAAAAGCAAATTTGGGGAGTGGGAGAGAACATGGGAACAGAGGAAAGTAAAAAAATCTGGGAGGAGAACGCACAATTTTGGGATAATGCAATGGGTGACGAATCTAATGAATTTCACAGAGAGGTAGTGCGTCCCAAAGTAACGGAACTTCTATCTCCTAATCCTGCGGATTACATTTTGGATATTGCGTGTGGCAATGGAAATTATTCTTCGTATCTTGCACAAAGAGGCGCTTCGGTTGTCGCTTTTGATTACAGCAAAAAAATGATAGAATTGGCTAAAAGACGGCAATCACAATATGCAAAACAAATTGAATTTTGTGTGGCGGATGCGACCGATAGAAAAAGTATATTAGAATTAAAAAGAAATCGAGCCTTTACGAAAGCAGTTTCTAATATGGCAATTATGGATATTACGGATATTGAACCACTTCTTATGGCTGTTTATGAACTGTTGCAGGAAAGCGGAATTTTTGTCTTTGCAACGCAACACCCTTGTTTTGTCACGTTGACTGAAAAATATATGACACCGCACAGTTACTATGATATAGCGATTGAAGGGCAACCGAAAGAGCAGATTTATTATCATCGTTCCATACAAGATATTTTTAACCTTTGTTTTAGAGCTGGATTTGTCATTGATGGATTTTATGAAGAATGTTTTAAAACCAACAAAGAAATTCCTATGGTAATGATAGTAAGGCTTAAGAAGGTAAAACGTGATAGCTTAAAATAA
- the tet(W) gene encoding tetracycline resistance ribosomal protection protein Tet(W) encodes MKIINIGILAHVDAGKTTLTESLLYASGAISEPGSVEKGTTRTDTMFLERQRGITIQAAVTSFQWHRCKVNIVDTPGHMDFLAEVYRSLAVLDGAILVISAKDGVQAQTRILFHALRKMNIPTVIFINKIDQAGVDLQSVVQSVRDKLSADIIIKQTVSLSPEIVLEENTDIEAWDAVIENNDELLEKYIAGEPISREKLAREEQQRVQDASLFPVYHGSAKNGLGIQPLMDAVTGLFQPIGEQGGAALCGSVFKVEYTDCGQRRVYLRLYSGTLRLRDTVALAGREKLKITEMRIPSKGEIVRTDTAYQGEIVILPSDSVRLNDVLGDQTRLPRKRWREDPLPMLRTTIAPKTAAQRERLLDALTQLADTDPLLRCEVDSITHEIILSFLGRVQLEVVSALLSEKYKLETVVKEPSVIYMERPLKAASHTIHIEVPPNPFWASIGLSVTPLSLGSGVQYESRVSLGYLNQSFQNAVRDGIRYGLEQGLFGWNVTDCKICFEYGLYYSPVSTPADFRSLAPIVLEQALKESGTQLLEPYLSFILYAPQEYLSRAYHDAPKYCATIETAQVKKDEVVFTGEIPARCIQAYRTDLAFYTNGRSVCLTELKGYQAAVGQPVIQPRRPNSRLDKVRHMFQKVM; translated from the coding sequence ATGAAAATAATCAATATTGGAATTCTTGCCCATGTAGACGCTGGAAAGACGACCTTGACGGAGAGCCTGCTATATGCCAGCGGAGCCATTTCAGAACCGGGGAGCGTCGAAAAAGGGACAACGAGGACGGACACCATGTTTTTGGAGCGGCAGCGTGGGATTACCATTCAAGCGGCAGTCACTTCCTTCCAGTGGCACAGATGTAAAGTTAACATTGTGGATACGCCCGGCCACATGGATTTTTTGGCGGAGGTGTACCGCTCTTTGGCTGTTTTAGATGGGGCCATCTTGGTGATCTCCGCTAAAGATGGCGTGCAGGCCCAGACCCGTATTCTGTTCCATGCCCTGCGGAAAATGAACATTCCCACCGTTATCTTTATCAACAAGATCGACCAGGCTGGCGTTGATTTGCAGAGCGTGGTTCAGTCTGTTCGGGATAAGCTCTCCGCCGATATTATCATCAAGCAGACGGTGTCGCTGTCCCCGGAAATAGTCCTGGAGGAAAATACCGACATAGAAGCATGGGATGCGGTCATCGAAAATAACGATGAATTATTGGAAAAGTATATCGCAGGAGAACCAATCAGCCGGGAAAAACTTGCGCGGGAGGAACAGCAGCGGGTTCAAGACGCCTCCCTGTTCCCAGTCTATCATGGCAGCGCCAAAAATGGCCTTGGCATTCAACCGTTGATGGATGCGGTGACAGGGCTGTTCCAACCGATTGGGGAACAGGGGGGCGCCGCCCTATGCGGCAGCGTTTTCAAGGTTGAGTACACCGATTGCGGCCAGCGGCGTGTCTATCTACGGTTATACAGCGGAACGCTGCGCCTGCGGGATACGGTGGCCCTGGCCGGGAGAGAAAAGCTGAAAATCACAGAGATGCGTATTCCATCCAAAGGGGAAATTGTTCGGACAGACACCGCTTATCAGGGTGAAATTGTTATCCTTCCCAGCGACAGCGTGAGGTTAAACGATGTATTAGGGGACCAAACCCGGCTCCCTCGTAAAAGGTGGCGCGAGGACCCCCTCCCCATGCTGCGGACGACGATTGCGCCGAAAACGGCAGCGCAAAGAGAACGGCTGCTGGACGCTCTTACGCAACTTGCGGATACTGACCCGCTTTTGCGTTGCGAAGTGGATTCCATCACCCATGAGATCATTCTTTCTTTTTTGGGCCGGGTGCAGTTGGAGGTTGTTTCCGCTTTGCTGTCGGAAAAATACAAGCTTGAAACAGTGGTAAAGGAACCCTCCGTCATTTATATGGAGCGGCCGCTCAAAGCAGCCAGCCACACCATCCATATCGAGGTGCCGCCCAACCCGTTTTGGGCATCCATAGGACTGTCTGTTACACCACTCTCGCTTGGCTCCGGTGTACAATACGAGAGCCGGGTTTCGCTGGGATACTTGAACCAGAGTTTTCAAAACGCTGTCAGGGATGGTATCCGTTACGGGCTGGAGCAGGGCTTGTTCGGCTGGAACGTAACGGACTGTAAGATTTGCTTTGAATACGGGCTTTATTACAGTCCGGTCAGCACGCCGGCGGACTTCCGCTCATTGGCCCCGATTGTATTGGAACAGGCATTGAAGGAATCGGGGACGCAGCTGCTGGAACCTTATCTCTCCTTCATCCTCTATGCGCCCCAGGAATACCTTTCCAGGGCTTATCATGATGCACCGAAATACTGTGCCACCATCGAAACGGCCCAGGTAAAAAAGGATGAAGTTGTCTTTACTGGCGAGATTCCCGCCCGCTGTATACAGGCATACCGTACTGATCTGGCCTTTTACACCAACGGGCGGAGCGTATGCCTTACAGAGCTGAAAGGATATCAGGCCGCTGTCGGTCAGCCGGTCATCCAGCCCCGCCGTCCAAACAGCCGCCTGGACAAGGTGCGCCATATGTTTCAGAAGGTAATGTAA